In Aegilops tauschii subsp. strangulata cultivar AL8/78 chromosome 3, Aet v6.0, whole genome shotgun sequence, one genomic interval encodes:
- the LOC109777740 gene encoding uncharacterized protein: MPAQRLKAGREKAPTSFSRQRERRSVSHLMARSAALLLLLLALLLACSGAASAAAAAGRIKSKAAARSARAEAEAGCRDLATRGKCVASGGGGRCRWCRSDALDDMCFGAAEAWRLPKQVFSCDQPAGAAHARR, from the coding sequence ATGCCGGCCCAACGTCTGAAGGCTGGAAGAGAAAAGGCGCCAACTTCATTTTCCCGTCAAAGAGAAAGGAGATCTGTTTCTCACCTCATGGCCAGATCTgcggcgctgctgctgctgcttctcgCTCTTCTCCTGGCGTGCTCGGGGGCCGCGTCGGCAGCCGCCGCGGCGGGCAGAATCAAGAGCAAGGCTGCTGCTCGGTCAGCGagggcggaggcggaggcggggtGCCGGGATCTGGCGACGCGCGGCAAGTgtgtggcgagcggcggcgggggCAGGTGCCGGTGGTGCCGCAGCGACGCGCTCGACGACATGTGCTTCGGCGCAGCGGAGGCGTGGCGGCTCCCGAAGCAGGTCTTCTCCTGCGACcagcccgccggcgccgcgcaCGCCAGGAGATAG
- the LOC109777739 gene encoding uncharacterized protein, which produces MPLLVALPVPISVGAAASTVCSATSTTSPTGNADGLLFDDLVLGDGDGSKNETGDDPAVKLEWLRSQIIGAEAEFSSPFGTRRITYADHTASGRCLLFVEEFVQRNVLPYYGNTHTVDSYVGMHTSRLAGEAARYVKRSLGGGPQDVLLFCGTGCTAAIKRLQEVTGMAVPPTLRSRVLEVLPPSDRWVVFVGPYEHHSNLLSWRESLAEVVEIRLRQDDGLVDMAALEAALAAPGRAGRPMLGSFSACSNVTGLRTDTRAVARLLHRHGAFACFDFACSAPCVDIDMRSGEPDGYDAVFLSSHKFLGGPGSPGVLAMASRLYRLRRTAPSTSGGGTVLYVSGFDHGDTVYCEDTEEREDAGTPAIIQKVRAALAFKVKEWVGAECIEEGEQRMLALALRRIRTAANPNLRLLLGGDPGSTADRLPVLSFVVYPPVADENKEVGAARPQLHCRFVTKLLNDLFGVQARGGCACAGPYGHRLLGITPARAKAIKSAVEMGYHGVRPGWTRVSLAYYTSAREAEFVLEAIEFVASFGHRFLPLYTFDWKSGDWLYNRSCGCVRSDNGPVANTTTTGAVALESHAGEVKAKHDYQSYMAFARKLAESLLDAGLDDTPARGIPKAIDPQLVYFMT; this is translated from the exons ATGCCTCTTCTTGTCGCGCTGCCCGTGCCCATTTCTGTTGGTGCTGCTGCTAGCACTGTCTGTAGTGCCACCAGTACCACATCCCCTACAGGCAATGCTGATGGCCTCCTGTTCGATGATCTTGTGCTCGGTGACGGCGACGGAAGCAAGAATGAGACGGGCGACGACCCCGCGGTGAAGTTGGAGTGGCTCAGGTCACAGATCATCGGCGCCGAAGCAGAGTTCTCGTCGCCGTTCGGGACTCGCCGCATCACGTACGCCGACCACACGGCGTCCGGCCGCTGCCTGCTCTTCGTCGAGGAGTTCGTGCAGCGGAACGTTCTCCCGTATTACG GCAACACGCACACGGTGGACAGCTACGTGGGCATGCACACGAGCAGGCTGGCCGGGGAGGCGGCGCGGTACGTGAAGCGCAGCCTGGGAGGCGGCCCACAGGACGTGCTGCTCTTCTGCGGCACGGGCTGCACCGCCGCCATCAAGCGCCTCCAGGAGGTGACCGGCATGGCCGTCCCTCCCACGCTGCGCTCCAGGGTGCTGGAGGTCCTGCCGCCGTCCGACCGGTGGGTGGTGTTCGTCGGGCCGTACGAGCACCACTCCAACCTGCTCTCGTGGCGGGAGAGCCTCGCGGAGGTGGTGGAGATCAGGCTGCGGCAGGACGACGGCCTCGTCGACATGGCGGCCCTGGAGGCGGCGCTGGCGGCGCCCGGGCGCGCGGGGCGGCCCATGCTGGGCTCTTTCTCGGCGTGCAGCAACGTCACCGGGCTGCGCACCGACACGCGGGCCGTGGCGCGCCTGCTGCATCGGCACGGCGCCTTCGCCTGCTTCGACTTTGCATGCAGCGCGCCCTGCGTCGACATCGACATGAGGTCCGGGGAGCCGGACGGCTACGACGCCGTCTTCCTGAGCTCGCACAAGTTCCTTGGCGGGCCCGGCAGCCCGGGCGTCCTCGCGATGGCGTCGCGGCTCTACCGCCTCCGCCGCACCGCGCCGTCCACCAGCGGCGGGGGCACCGTGCTCTACGTCAGCGGCTTCGACCACGGAGACACGGTGTACTGCGAGGACACGGAGGAGCGCGAGGACGCGGGAACGCCGGCCATCATACAGAAGGTCCGAGCGGCGCTGGCGTTCAAGGTGAAGGAGTGGGTCGGGGCGGAATGCATCGAGGAGGGGGAGCAGCGCATGCTCGCCCTCGCCCTCCGCCGGATCCGGACGGCTGCCAACCCCAACCTGCGCCTGCTGCTCGGCGGCGACCCCGGCAGCACCGCAGACCGGCTCCCGGTGCTCTCTTTCGTCGTGTATCCTCCGGTCGCCGACGAGAACAAGGAGGTGGGGGCGGCGAGGCCGCAGTTGCACTGCCGGTTCGTGACGAAGCTACTGAACGACCTGTTCGGCGTGCAGGCTCGCGGGGGCTGCGCCTGCGCAGGGCCGTACGGCCACCGGCTGCTCGGCATCACCCCGGCGCGAGCCAAAGCCATCAAATCCGCCGTCGAGATG GGCTATCACGGTGTGCGGCCAGGGTGGACGCGTGTCAGCCTGGCGTACTACACGTCGGCGCGCGAGGCGGAGTTCGTGCTGGAGGCCATAGAATTCGTcgccagtttcggccaccggttTCTGCCGCTCTACACCTTCGACTGGAAATCCGGGGACTGGCTGTACAACCGCAGCTGCGGCTGCGTCCGTTCAGACAACGGGCCGGTCGCGAATACTACCACAACTGGTGCTGTTGCTCTTGAGTCGCATGCTGGAGAAGTCAAAGCAAAGCACGATTACCAGAGCTACATGGCGTTTGCACGGAAGCTGGCTGAGTCCCTGCTCGACGCTGGCCTGGATGACACTCCGGCTAGGGGCATTCCTAAGGCCATTGACCCACAGTTGGTTTACTTTATGACGTGA
- the LOC109777741 gene encoding serine/threonine protein kinase OSK1 gives MEAGGKDGNPLKNYRIGKTLGIGSFGKVKIAEHIKTGHKVAVKILNRRKIKNMEMEEKVKREIKILRLFMHPHIIRLYEVIEAPADIYVVMEYVKSGELFDYIVEKGRLQEEEARRFFQQIISGVQYCHRNMVVHRDLKPENLLLDNNCDVKIADFGLSNVMRDGHFLKTSCGSPNYAAPEVISGKLYAGPEVDVWSCGVILYALLCGTLPFDDENIPNLFKKIKGGIYTLPSHLSGPARDLIPRMLVVDPMKRITIREIREHPWFEAQLPRYLAVPPPDTAQQVKKIDEESLVKVISLGFDKNLLVESIHNRLQNEATVAYYLFLDNKSRTTTGYLGAGYQEAMESSFSPITPSETQSPAHGNRQQPYMESPVGLRPHFPADRKWALGLQSRAHPREVMTEVLKALQELNVYWKKIGHYNMKCRWSPPGFPGQENMSHTNYNFSAEPIETDDLGDKLNLIKFELQLYKTRDEKYLLDLQRASGPHLLFLDLCAAFLAQLRVL, from the exons ATGGAGGCGGGCGGCAAAGATGGCAACCCTTTGAAGAATTACCGTATTGGGAAGACCCTGGGGATTGGTTCCTTCGGGAAGGTCAAGATTGCTGAGCATATAAAAACTGGCCACAAGGTGGCCGTCAAGATCCTTAACCGCCGGAAAATCAAAAACATGGAGATGGAAGAGAAAG TGAAAAGAGAGATCAAGATATTAAGATTATTCATGCACCCGCATATCATCCGCCTTTATGAAGTGATAGAGGCACCAGCTGATATTTATGTGGTCATGGAGTATGTTAAGTCTGGTGAATTATTTGACTACATTGTTGAGAAAGGTAGGCTACAGGAGGAAGAGGCCCGCCGTTTCTTTCAACAG ATCATATCTGGTGTTCAATATTGCCACAGGAACATGGTGGTGCACCGCGATCTAAAGCCGGAGAACCTTCTTTTGGACAATAATTGTGATGTTAAGATTGCGGATTTTGGCTTAAGTAATGTTATGCGTGACGGCCACTTTCTTAAGACAAGTTGTGGTAGCCCAAATTATGCAGCTCCGGAG GTTATATCTGGAAAACTGTACGCTGGGCCTGAAGTTGATGTATGGAGCTGCGGTGTTATTCTTTATGCACTTCTATGTGGTACTCTTCCATTTGATGATGAGAACATACCCAACCTTTTTAAGAAAATAAAG GGTGGAATATATACCCTTCCGAGCCATTTATCAGGCCCAGCAAGGGATTTGATTCCAAGGATGCTAGTTGTTGATCCTATGAAAAGGATAACCATTCGTGAAATACGCGAGCATCCATGGTTTGAAGCTCAACTCCCACGATATTTAGCCGTGCCTCCACCAGATACTGCGCAACAAGTTAAAAAG ATTGATGAAGAATCTCTTGTTAAAGTTATCAGTCTGGGATTTGACAAAAACCTGCTGGTTGAATCAATTCATAATAGATTGCAAAATGAG GCAACAGTTGCATATTATTTATTTTTGGATAATAAGAGTCGCACAACAACTGGCTATCTTGGAGCTGGGTATCAAGAAGCTATG GAATCTTCATTCTCACCCATTACTCCAAGTGAAACACAAAGTCCAGCTCATGGAAATCGGCAACAACCATACATGGAATCTCCAGTTGGCTTGAGACCACATTTTCCAGCTGATAGGAAATGGGCTCTTGGGCTTCAG TCTCGAGCACATCCAAGAGAAGTTATGACTGAAGTGCTGAAGGCTCTGCAAGAACTGAATGTATACTGGAAAAAAATTGGACACTATAACATGAAATGTAGATGGAGTCCTCCTGGCTTTCCCGGTCAGGAGAATATGAGTCATACCAATTATAACTTCAGTGCAGAGCCTATTGAAACCGATGACCTGGGTGACAAGTTAAATTTAATTAAGTTCGAACTTCAG CTTTACAAAACAAGAGATGAGAAATACCTTCTGGATTTGCAAAGGGCGAGCGGGCCGCACCTCCTCTTTCTTGATCTATGTGCTGCCTTTCTAGCTCAGCTGAGAGTCCTTTGA